The Bicyclus anynana chromosome 13, ilBicAnyn1.1, whole genome shotgun sequence region GTTGGAATTAGGTTggttgtaaattatataaagtgGTGACTGTGTCGCAGATGCGTGGTGCCGGAGTGCGAGAGCGCCAACAGCTCGCAGTACGCGGCGCCGTGGCTGGAGGCCGCGCTGGGCGGCGCCGGGCAGCAGCGTCGCTGCGAGCGCCGCGTGCCGCTGCCCGGCGCGGCGCGGCCGTGCGGCGCGGGCGACTTCACCGACCAGCTGCAGCCCTGCGAGCGCTGGCTCTACGCCTCCAACGACACCATCGTCGCTGAGGTAGCCAGCTTCTCCAAATTATAGGTTTTGATATCGCTAACTGTTGTATAATAAAGTTAGCATAACGATTAACAGTACCTAACGATTTCGGCTTTCTCGCTAATGGAGTTTTTTTTCCGTGTGTCTCTCAATAAAAACGCGGCCACCATAAATATGCCGCTGCTAATCGATCTGTTTGAaataagtcgggatgatggcaaaaGACCTGATGGGTTGACGCTGTTTCTCTGGAAAATGGGTCGCACCCTGatgttgacacattagcactgAATACATATTATGTGCATTGGCTCAGCGTCGTATAATGAGACAGAATTGTGACCGAGACTTATTATTTTGTTCCTTATGCCGGAGACTTTCGGGACACGGAGTCACAGTGTTTGGATCATCACAATAGATTCGTGCAACTTCAATTTCAACGCATACAATTATTAATCGTGAAATGAAATTGATATTCATAATTTGATGTTTCTAATTCTGCAGTTCAACCTCGCCTGTCAGGAGTGGAAGCGCACGTTGGTGGGCACCATCCACAACGTGGGCATGCTGGTGTCGCTGCCCATCATGGGCTACGTCTCCGACCGGTCAGtgatttaaattttgacatGATTTAACTATTGCTCtcttaaaaatctaacaaatagATTGCCTAGACTTTAAAGTTTAAGAAAATTCATTTTGccttgttatttaaattaagattgGTCTCTTTTCTACTCTAAATTAAAGTTGGCACTAGGCATTGACTGACAGAGCTGCCTCACGTGTCACGCCTCTATTCTGCTCTTCTTGCGGCTTCTAAGGAGAGAATTTTAGTGAAAACAAATTTATAGGCGCAGTTCTCCCTCGCCGGGTCTTGTATGAGTGCGTTGCGTTGCGGTCCAGTTTCCCTTACGGAGGACATCACGAGTATTTAATCGCATTACCAGGTCAATGTTTGAGCGCCGCTCAAGTTTAAAGTGAGCACCTCCAGGTGAAGCGTAGCTGATACGTTGGTAGCTAAAACCTTTTTAACTGCGTGCTGCTGCTGGTAATTTATCTGAAACGGACAACGTATTTGTTGTAAAACATCGTAATTGAGCAAGTAACTTTTAAAACTTTGATTCGTTTAAGAATGTACCTAGGGATCTCATTGTTATTAGAATTTGTATTATGTTTGCAATAATTTTTCGTCTAGTAACCTAAATCATAAATggttatttcattatttagtaTCTTAGAAACATAATCCGTTTATATCCATCAGTTCCAAAATAGTGTTTCACAATCTTCCAACCAATTtagttatttcattttatttattcacgaGGTATGCAAAGCGATGTCTTTTATGGTTGTACCTCTCAATAATAAAAACCTTGATAAATTACATCCACATGATTATTATAACTTTAGCTCTCAGAGATGTGGTTCTCAATGACAATACACATTagtgattatgattatgaaaatatgCTAACTTTGTACCTAATAACCAAAGAAACCAAGTAAAGCAGTAGTTAATTAAAAGTAGTTCTCCGTCTTCCTTTCTGTGTGAACTCTACCTTTTCTGACGCTGGAGCGACGCAGTATGCCGAAATCCCGCCTCCTCTGCATCCTCTGCGTTGCATCAGCACGCTACGAACTACTCCATCTATTCTGACATTGGTACGCGAATCCTGGTAGCCGGGAAGGCCGTAGTATTTTCCTGTTGATGACTCATATAGAAGACTGACTGTTCCCGGGTTTAGTTGTGCTCGAGTCGAACGAGCCTAACATCCGTGGTTTGGTTACAGTTGGGGCCGGCAGCGCGCGCTGGTGCTGAGCTGCGTGCTGATGGGCGCCGTGGGCTCGCTGAAGGCCTTCTCCGTGTCCTACGAGATGTACGTGCTGGTGGAGTTCCTGGAGACGGTGGCCGGCGCCAGCGCCTTCCCCGCCGCTTACATCTTGAGTGAGTGACATACTTTTACTGCACTTCTCTACCATTTACTTTTATTGCTACTTCATTATAATTGCtttttattagcttcactttAGAATTTGTCTTTGAAACCAGTTTTAAGGGTCACTATTGTAATGTTTTAGAAGTCTTTATTGAGACAGTTTTTAAATCGAAATCCTATATTGGTCGAAAAGTAAGTAGATTACGGTCCAGCGCTTACTACTTAGAAAGTAGCTTATTTAGGGTATTCCAATGGATTACACTGGATTAACCCAACTTGGAGCAAGCAGCAGACACAACCATTGTCTGTTAGAGTACCACTGGCACATTTGAAACCACAGTGGAAGGAAATGTAAGCAAGTTTTGATTTTCAACTTTCTATTTCAGCTATCGAGTTACTCGGCCAAGACAAACGCGTTCTCACCACAGCGTTTCTGGGGATCATGCTCGTCATCGGCGGCCTCAGCTTCGCGCTGCTCGCCAAGACCTTCACTTACTTCCGGACCTTCATCCTCGTGGTGTACCCGCCTTCTCTGCTCTTCATCTCCTACATATACTTCCTCCCAGAGAGCATACGGTGGCTGCTGACCAAAGGACGAAAAGAGGAAGCGTTACAAATAGTAATGAAAGCGGCGAAGATGAACAATGTGACTTTATCAGATGAGACGATGAGACAGCTCACCAGCGTCGAAGAGAAGGTGAAGGTGGATGAAAAGGACGAGAGCGAGGAGGGGTTGTGGGGGCAAGTGCTGAAGTCCCCTATCATAATGACTCGCCTGGCGATCTGTTCCTGGTGGTGGATCACTTGCACCTTCGTGTTTTACGGGCTGGCCATCAACTCCGTGTCGCTGGCCGGAGACAAGTACACCAACTACATGCTGGTGGTGAGCGTGGAGGTCATCGCGGTGGTCACCAACGCGCTGGTGCTGGACCGCATCGGGCGCAAGACCACGCTGCTGATAGCGTACGTCGTGTGCGGCGTCTCTTGTGTGGCGATCGCGTTTGTGCCGACGagtgagtttatttatttagttcttAGAGTTCTTCGCTTCATCGGCTCGTCTTCATTTAGGTTTAGTATAACACATTGCAGGAAACGTTAGGATTACGTGTTCGCTACTCTTTGCTCGTCTACATGAGGCATGCATGTTAAACCATACGTACCTCATGTGCCGGTAACTTCGCTGATAAGTGATAACTACGAATATACTCCTTTCATTGGAATACAATGGTGATGCGTGGCGAGAGCTCTGACACAAAAGTTGTACTTCATATGCTAATTATACTGCCTATTACTCCTTGGTGTATGTGTTGAGTGTGTAAAGCGCGCGTGTGGTCCGCAGCGCTGTGGTGGCTGGCCACGCTGCTGTACCTGGTGGGCAAGGTGGCCATCACGCAGGCCTTCAGCGGCATCTATATGTACACGTCCGAGCTGTTCCCCACGCGCGCGCGCCACTCGCTGCTGGGCTTCTGCTCCATGCTGGGCCGCGTGGGCTCTATCGTGGCGCCGCAGATGCCGCTGCTGGTGAGTGACGTCACATCCACATGTACACGACCGAGCTGTTCCCACGCGCGCGCGCCACTCGCTGCTGGGCTTCTGCTCCATGCTGGGCCGCGTGGGCTCTATCGTGGCGCCGCAGATGCCGCTGCTGGTGAGTGACGTCAcatccacacacacacacgcacacgcgTAGTGTTGTAACGCGTGCATGTTCGCAGGCGGTGTACGTGGAGTGGCTGCCGTCGGCGCTGTTCGGCGGCACGGCGCTGCTGGCGGGCGCGCTGATGCTGCTGACGCCGGAGACGCTGCACACGCGCCTGCCCGACACCATCCGCGACGCCGAGCGCCTGGCGCAGCAGCACCGCGCgctcgccgcgccgcccgcgcccggcACTGCGGGTCAGGCCACCTCGAAGTTATAACACCGTTCTTTATAGTACTTCCTACTCGAATTTGTCGAACTTTGACGTGattataaagttttaatgaAATCAACAAACAGTTGTACAATTGTATATTAAAGAAGTGCCGTGATAACCTCCGTGGAtatctgcctccgataccggagggtgtgggtttgaatccggtccgcggcatgcgcctccaaattttcagttgtgtgcattttaagaaattacatatcacgtgtctcaaacggtgaaggaaaaacatcgtgaggaaacctgcataccagagaattttctaacttctctgcgtgtgtgaatatgggttaataatgatgatgacattaaaGAAGACGGATTagacggggggggggggggatacaATTGATAATGAAAAGTCGTAATTTGATTATGCAAATAGACGATCATTATTGTGAAGCAAGAAATGAgtgataaaatatgtattgtgtCTGATTGCTAATATATATAATCAGGCGTTgggtattttataaacaaattttcgttttttttatgtaactaaaatTTGCGGATGCggatagttttaataaattacttaaactatacaaatataaatatttatttaggaaaccATTATTACTATCATACCTACATTGTCtacagttttcaaaatattgtgatacttataagtaaaataaaaataataatttatttaaaataggtatttaCTTAGGTAGGTGGTAAATAGtattaatatttagtatacAATACTTAATTGTTAAGATAACACGTTGtgtaaaacgttttttttaatatataaatgttttaatttatttattaatataaattatatatttattataataattttggttTGATTATCTCATAATCCCAAAATCTATATGACGGGCCGTTGGCGCTTGCAACAGCGGCTCTATAGCAGTCTTACGAGTATGCACATTAATAGTCGATCTTATGAGCTAGTAATAAAGACATAAGGTGCATTTACACGGGTAGGAACATCACTTATTTCAAGTGATCTTGGTTATTTATGACGTCATCACAACTATATAAAATGACTTGCATATGAAGCAatatgaaacaaacaaactggtATCTCTAAAACAATTATTGTCAAATTTCATTGACATTTCTCCCGATTGATACAGATTGATCTATACGCGCGTTTCCACGTTGGCAATAATTGCTGCATCAATTTTTGGCGTAACCGCATCGTGCAACATCTACAGATCTCTAAAAA contains the following coding sequences:
- the LOC112044181 gene encoding organic cation transporter protein-like isoform X2; the encoded protein is MGTEDKALDPDVLMQELGQFRRFHLLNYLLLGLVPFALAHYAINYVFLAADVPYRCVVPECESANSSQYAAPWLEAALGGAGQQRRCERRVPLPGAARPCGAGDFTDQLQPCERWLYASNDTIVAEFNLACQEWKRTLVGTIHNVGMLVSLPIMGYVSDRWGRQRALVLSCVLMGAVGSLKAFSVSYEMYVLVEFLETVAGASAFPAAYILTIELLGQDKRVLTTAFLGIMLVIGGLSFALLAKTFTYFRTFILVVYPPSLLFISYIYFLPESIRWLLTKGRKEEALQIVMKAAKMNNVTLSDETMRQLTSVEEKVKVDEKDESEEGLWGQVLKSPIIMTRLAICSWWWITCTFVFYGLAINSVSLAGDKYTNYMLVVSVEVIAVVTNALVLDRIGRKTTLLIAYVVCGVSCVAIAFVPTTLWWLATLLYLVGKVAITQAFSGIYMYTSELFPTRARHSLLGFCSMLGRVGSIVAPQMPLLAVYVEWLPSALFGGTALLAGALMLLTPETLHTRLPDTIRDAERLAQQHRALAAPPAPGTAGQATSKL
- the LOC112044181 gene encoding organic cation transporter protein-like isoform X1, which encodes MGTEDKALDPDVLMQELGQFRRFHLLNYLLLGLVPFALAHYAINYVFLAADVPYRCVVPECESANSSQYAAPWLEAALGGAGQQRRCERRVPLPGAARPCGAGDFTDQLQPCERWLYASNDTIVAEFNLACQEWKRTLVGTIHNVGMLVSLPIMGYVSDRWGRQRALVLSCVLMGAVGSLKAFSVSYEMYVLVEFLETVAGASAFPAAYILTIELLGQDKRVLTTAFLGIMLVIGGLSFALLAKTFTYFRTFILVVYPPSLLFISYIYFLPESIRWLLTKGRKEEALQIVMKAAKMNNVTLSDETMRQLTSVEEKVKVDEKDESEEGLWGQVLKSPIIMTRLAICSWWWITCTFVFYGLAINSVSLAGDKYTNYMLVVSVEVIAVVTNALVLDRIGRKTTLLIAYVVCGVSCVAIAFVPTTLWWLATLLYLVGKVAITQAFSGIYMYTSELFPTRARHSLLGFCSMLGRVGSIVAPQMPLLVSDVTSTCTRPSCSHARAPLAAGLLLHAGPRGLYRGAADAAAGGVRGVAAVGAVRRHGAAGGRADAADAGDAAHAPARHHPRRRAPGAAAPRARRAARARHCGSGHLEVITPFFIVLPTRICRTLT